CGATCCAAGAAGATTAAATTAAATGCTGCCGGACATTACACTATTCACCCACCATTaataaacacacacacacataaaagaaaaaaatcaagattacAGAAAGTGAAAAAACCCAAGTTGAAAGTGAAGAAAAGATGGTAtctttggaggctaaaggtttTGCCTTTGCGTGGGATTTACCACAAGAATAGTGTGGGATCATCTTTCTTCATCATCCATAAATACCCCAATTCTCTTTTTCAGTTTTGTTTTTTGGGACACACacacactctctctctctcttatgttctgcTTAACCACTCCCTCtcctagagcccgtttggatgggctttaagttggtcaaaatcaacttaaagcctctttttagcttttggacgtattTGACTAATGCTAAGTtcgtcagtcaaaaatgaaaagttagaatttctaacttttttttctaagtggtTAAAGTCgttttgtttgaccatggaaattactttaatatcttttatattttaactaaattccaaactaccctttttatttttcaaccctaaaattcaaacacttattttcaacataagcacttttatccaaacactcaactgcttatttataaaaataactttcagcacttcaaagttctaaaatcacttcatacataaaagttactttttttaaactcatccaaacgggctcctacTTTGGgccttctttctttctccggCCGAAACAAAATAATAAGGATAATAATTGTGCAAGCTAATTACttaaatacatattaatttataatattataatttttatcaaattttaatatatttgaataggtctaaatatatatatctcaaaatatatacaaatagtAAACACcacagaaaagaaaaaaaaaaaaggcagaCCAGCTTATATAAGGAAGGGAGTGTCAAAAAGTGGCCAATTGACTCACTGAACATACTACGTCCTATTATTAATACACCATTCTTCCTATAAATATTTGAGcgataatatattattttatttattgaaaacaATTGTTTTAATATGTACATAAATTTGCATATAACTTATTCTCCCAGACCATGCTCGTGAAAATATACTGATAAGTTACTCTAAATATAAattgttataaataaaaaagaaaatttgttaGGGAGCAACGATAAATTGGTGATGTATAACTTTGTATGCCAGTTGGTGCAATTATTACTGAGATCTCCATTTTTTTCTCTGTTTGTTATTTCAACTGTGTCTCGAATAATGTGCTTTTCGTCTCCACATATTTGCAAATGCAATTTGTCATAATCACTAATCTTCATCATATCGAATTATAATTCTTTGATAAATTACTCAATTTTTTTCGAAAATTCTTTTTTACATATCTTTTGTGTAATATCTAGAGATTGTCGAATAACAATTTTAGAATAACTAATCGCTAAGAAATAATATTAGAATAACTAATTTTAGCGTACAAATTTCAGCATAACAAATCTCATCATAATTAGGGACAGACCCACGTATAGCGAGAACCCATTGATCTTAACGAAAACTTGATTTACATatagaaaatgttttcttacgatttttactcttctttttatacCTTTTCCctgttattttcttcttttttttctttattatttttccacttttctatttttatttactaaCTTGActataaaaatattagtaaGCTTCTGAAAAGAAACTCTTCTCGGATAGCAATTTTACGTTAAAGAAAATGAATACCCATAACATTCAAATTCTGGATCCACCACTGATCATAACATGTAACGAAACGATCCCTAAAAACTATTTTCAAAATGACAAAATATGTACAGAAATTAAAAGGATAAAGTAGGTGTTTTGCATTGGAATCCAATGTATTAAAAACTAGTAGATATATTTTTTACACTTTTGGTGCATACATATAAgttgaataaacaaataaaagtaGCAATATAAGCTAGTAAGTGGTCCTAAAGTGTTAAAGCTATTCTTAAGTGAAGACTTTTTTCAGTAacacaataataaatatcaTCTTGTTATATACAAATGGTCCCCTTCTAGTCTGGGGACAGCTGCTTATTTTTTTTCCTGGAAACTAAATGAGCACGTaggaagtaaaaaaaaatgaaatccaaaaaaattataattccaAACTTATGTTTCTGTCTTTCTGATAGGTTTAATTGGTATCTGCCTAACAAATGACAAATGAAGCATGACATTTTTGGTTGAAAAATAAATGTTTCTCATTCATTATTTCTTAGACTAAAGCTTGCTGACACAATTTATAGTTGTAATGAAATATCCATCAGTTTTAACTAAGTCATAGTTTTACAAATTATATTTATCCAGTTATTATCCCTAGGGGAAAAACCACATAAaattattgtgattttatttttttaaaacaattattCATATCATAGAATAAATTTCATAAACAATCATGAATTCAGATGTGTTAGTGTTAAACTAATCAAATTTAGGAGGTTCCAATGTATTTTGCCTTTTAAGGATTGGTCAATGAAGATTGTATTTGAAGTTATATTCTGTTTTGATATAACTTGTGAACTAGGTAATGTTTGCAAATTTGAAAAGATTTGTGAATAATTTAAAGATAGGTAAAATGAAGATTATACTAACATCATatattaaagttgaaaaatgaaatgaacaaaaattacATGTTGCACCAGCCGGGAATCGAACCCGGGTCTGTACCGTGGCAGGGTACTATTCTACCACTAGACCACTGGTGCTTGATGTTCACAGACATATATTTACTCATTCTCGATATTATTTCATTAGGCTACTCAACGCTAGCTCTCTGTTTTTGCTTGCTTTTGCTTTTGCTTTTCATGTCACGGATACAAGTCTAGTTTaacccaaataaataaataaaaatcatcTCATTATGATAATCAACGTCTTAACCTGATCCTCTGAGCCAATTGAATACGATAATAGTGAGGTTCTTCTCATACTAGTATAAAATAATGTCACAGTACATTAGTATGAATATTGAAATTCAAAACATTTTACTAGAGCAACAGTTCAAAGAGAATTCAGCTAGAACTGAACTTTTGCCTCTTCCTCTAATGCCATTATGATTTATCAGAATGCTCCTGAATCCCTTTTAGTATGGCCCAAAACTCTTGCTTCCTTTATcattaacaacaacataccagtgTAATTCCGCAAGGGGGTTTGAAGAGAGTGGTGTGTACGCAACAtacccctaccttgtgaaggtagagacTCTCGACTCAagtaaaacatataaaaaacaaGTATGCAAAACAAATACAGTAGGTTGTTTCCTTTATCATTAACATTTAGCTTTAGCTTTATTAGACATTCTCTAAACCAGTTAGTTTCACCATTGTTAGAGGGACTAAGTTCTGGTACATGATCATTGTATACATTGTCTTACATAGCATTAGGAGTATAGTAACCAAAAATTTCTAATTGATTGCCTTTACATTGATTCATTACCAGTGGAAATATGGAATACAAAACTATCTCTACACCATTTAGTGTGTtataaataatagtaatagtaatagatAACAAGAACGATAAGAGATATACTAGAACACAGggtaataaataattattgagcTGCTACTTCTTGAAGCCTAGACTTGATTCTTTCCAAAGTGCCTTCTATTGCAATATCAAAGGCATCCTTTTTACTCCTCAAACCCAAAGAACTTCCATGCTTTCTGTACATAACTCTAGGCAACATTTCCAAAACCTTTTCTCTCATCCTTCTAACTTGAGCTCTTGGTATACTGGTTAGAAAATCAACAATGCTCAACCCCTTAAACACAACATCTTCTTTAGGTATAGACACTGAAAATTCTTCATACTTCTCTTCTGGCAAATGCCATCCATACTGTTTTTTCGCGGACAAATCTTCAAAGAATACAGGAATGCACCCTGCAAGAATCCCATCGAACGTGGAACGTCTAGTTGGTGTATCCCCCGGAGGCTGTAAACAAAAGCTAGCTTGCAGCATTGGCTTCATAAACCTTATAGGATCATGTTGACAAATCCCATTAGAACAATCAACAAATTCGCACAACTTCTCGTACCCTGTGCCATTAGCACTCATACTTGTGACATTCTCACACTCAAGTCTAATACTTCTCCTAACATTAGGATTAGCTGAAATTCCACCACCACCAGCAAACAACATCAATGTGGTCCTCCTagacctccttaacctattcaCCCAAGATTCGAAAAATGCTAAATTTGGAGGATGGAATGAAGTAGGATATGGAATAGCTTGTTCTTGCCAAGGATAAGCTCTACCTTCATGAGTCAATGCAGTAACATTGTAAAACTCAGGCAATTCAAGAAATGAAGTACCAAAATATATAGGATCACTATTCAAAGGTTGATTAAAGTCCCAAGCAGGCCTTGCCATGACCATAAAATGGTCATGACCATAATTTCTGCTCCAAATATTAGGTGAATCAACATGTACTAGAAAATCATACAAGTCTAAACCATGCTGAAAACTTGAATTAACTTCAGGACCAAACAAGTACTTAAGGCTATCAAGGCCACCATAATAAGGAACATAAATTGCATTGGCATGACTAGGATCAAATGTAAGACAAGGGTATTCAAGCATTCTACGATGAAAAACAAGCTCAAGCATaaaagggtcagtacgataccaGCTGTGAGATTTGTTGTGAGTCTTTTGGCCAAGGCCATGGTTTGCTAAATAAGGACAGAAATTGCCAAACAGAGGATATGCAGAGCAATTTGATAAAAGGTCAAGGTTGAATTGAGGTGGTAGATGTCTGATATGGATCCATTTGTTTGTGCAATCCGTTTCAAGATCAGAATCTTGACAAGTGGCAGAGAAGCTAAAGAGGAAAaacacaaaaaagaagaaaagggtgATGAAATTGGTGGCCAttaaaaggggaaaaaagaaactatttttttgtgtttgaaGAAACTGTCGGTGGAGATGAGTCAATCAAATCCAAAATCCAATCTTTAcccaaaatttcaagaattgaaCTCTGAATCTtgaattaaaaaggaaaagagaagatgGGTTGAGTTcacattctcaaaaaaaaataaaatctaaatcAATAGGATATGGGGTTTCTGgaagaaagatgaaaaaatgGTGGCAGATGTGATGAAAGAGATAGAAACCCAGATGGCAGTTTGTTTAAGGAGGATAGACCAAGTCAGAGAAAATGGTGGACAGGACTCTGATACTGCGAGACCAATACGTAGAGTTCTCTTTCACCCTTTCTCTTTACCCCTGCTGCCATAGAGTTGGAACAATCTGAACAGAAATAAATGGAAGTTATCTCAATGTAGAATACTATTTTGCAATACATAtcttaatcaaataataaataaaacgataattttatttttagtaagataAACATTTAAAAGTGGACGAATAAAAAGTAAGGAATCACATGCTTAACTATTTAGAGTTAGTCAAATATTAGTAATATAAAAACTAATTATGAGTAAATTTATGTAttagttaattttattttctattcttaaaataatgcataaattatcatataatttatatatataatattaattatgcagatttctaaattattaaTCAAAAACTGTATTAATGACTTGTTTTTTATCTACGAAACAACATAttagttataaaaaaaataatgcataattaaCTTGTTTCTTATTCGAGTATCGGACAAAGCCTATAGTATCCGAGGGAAAAGCTAGAAAATAGGAAAGGTAATTTTACAACTTCCCCTAGCATTATACTTTGAAGGGGAGCATTgtagtaactggtaaagttgctctCATGTGACAAGGAGGTCACGGGTTTGCAAGGTAAGATTGCGTACAATATACCCTGTCGGACCCTTCCCAGAactctgcgcatagcgggagcttaagtgcaccggactATCCCTAGCATTAtactttcattttcttttccttaatctcttttgaaaaaaatatatttatagtcATATAGAAGTATTGAAGTTTCTATTTGGAAGCACATTTATTATAATCTTAAAAATCAAATTctatgtattaattttatagttACAACGTCAATTAATTTTGTTAATATGAGAGTATCGAAATGTCAAACTCATTAGAACAGGGACTTTAGGacaatttttgatttttctttttcaagaaTAGTTAGTATTTTCTTGAGTTTATTGACTTTTGGATGTGTCACTTAAgaattgagaaaaataaaatacagtTTAGAATTGAGGTTTGTTTTTTTGAGTAACTGAGTAGAGTTGTTATTAGTTTAGGAATTTGTTTAAAGTGGGACATTTTTGAGGGATTTATTGGTGACTTTATTTTAAGTGTAATTTTGTTATGGAGTAAAAACTTTGTTTTATAGAACTGCTCTACAATATTGTCGTCCTGTGAGTGTTACTAATTTAATtgttattttctcaaaatttacaCCGACAAAAGAATTTAATAGTTTGG
The genomic region above belongs to Solanum dulcamara chromosome 5, daSolDulc1.2, whole genome shotgun sequence and contains:
- the LOC129889888 gene encoding probable xyloglucan galactosyltransferase GT19, with amino-acid sequence MATNFITLFFFFVFFLFSFSATCQDSDLETDCTNKWIHIRHLPPQFNLDLLSNCSAYPLFGNFCPYLANHGLGQKTHNKSHSWYRTDPFMLELVFHRRMLEYPCLTFDPSHANAIYVPYYGGLDSLKYLFGPEVNSSFQHGLDLYDFLVHVDSPNIWSRNYGHDHFMVMARPAWDFNQPLNSDPIYFGTSFLELPEFYNVTALTHEGRAYPWQEQAIPYPTSFHPPNLAFFESWVNRLRRSRRTTLMLFAGGGGISANPNVRRSIRLECENVTSMSANGTGYEKLCEFVDCSNGICQHDPIRFMKPMLQASFCLQPPGDTPTRRSTFDGILAGCIPVFFEDLSAKKQYGWHLPEEKYEEFSVSIPKEDVVFKGLSIVDFLTSIPRAQVRRMREKVLEMLPRVMYRKHGSSLGLRSKKDAFDIAIEGTLERIKSRLQEVAAQ